CGCGGTAACTCTTATCTTGCAATTCGAACAATTCCCAAGACGGCATGCTAACCACGCGCGTTTGAACGCCGGCCTGTTTCAACTGCTCGAAAGCTTCGACGCACAAATAAACTTCGCTGCCGGTAGCGATCAAGATCACCTGCGGTTTGCCGTTATCGGCATCGGCTAGAATATAAGCCCCTCTAGCCAATCCGGCGGCGGCGCCATACTTGGTTCGATCCAAGGTCGGCAACGCTTGGCGCGTCAACGCCAAAGCCACCGGCTGATGTTGCAATTGCATGATCACGCGCCAGGCTTCGACCACTTCGTTGGCGTCCCCGGGGCGCAGTGTAATCAAGCCGGGAATCGCCCGCAGCGCCGCCAGATGTTCCACCGGCTGATGCGTCGGTCCGTCTTCGCCGACACCGATGGAATCGTGGGTGAAGACATGAATCGCCGGCAACTCCATCAACGCCGACAGGCGAATCGACGGCCGGGCGTAGTCGCTGAATATTAAAAAACCGGAACCATAGGCGCGCACGCCGCACAGCGTCATGCCGTTGACGATCGCCGCCATGACATGCTCGCGCACGCCGAAGTGAAAATTACGCGCGCCAAAATTGCCGGCGGCAAAATCGCCGGCGCCATCGAAAGTCAGCCGGGTCTTGGTCGACGGCGCGAGATCTGCGGAACCGCCCATGAGCCACGGCACATGCTTGGCGATGGCGTTCAAAACTTTACCGGAAGAATCGCGCGTCGCTTGGCCCTTAGGATCGGCGGGATATTCGCTCAACTCTTTATCCCAACCCGCCGGCAGTTCGCGCCGCTGCATGGTTGTTAACTGCTCGGCGAGCTCGGGAAATTTTGTTTGGTATTCGCCAAATTTCGCCGTCCATCGTTCCCGCGCGCCGCGGCCCCGGGCGCCCAAGCCGCGGGCGAAATGTTCCAGCACACCTGCGGGCACGAAAAACTTTTCGTCCTCGGGCCAGCCGTAATTTTTTTTCGTCGCTTTGATTTCCGCCTCGCCCAAAGGTTCACCATGAGCCGCCGCCGTATCTTGTTTGGTCGGCGCGCCAAAGGCGATGTGACTGTCGACGACGACGAAGGTCGGCCGGTCCTTACACTGGTGGAAATTGGCAATGGCTGCGTCCAAGGCGGGCTGATCGTTGGCGTCGGCCACATGCAAAACATTCCAGCCATAGGCTTCGAAACGTTTGCCGACGTTTTCCGACAACGCCAGACTGGTGCTCCCTTCGATGGAAATTCGGTTGCTATCGTAAAACCAGCAGAGATTTTCCAATTTCAAATGACCGGCGAGGGACGCCGCTTCGCTGCTGATGCCTTCCATCATATCGCCGTCACCGCACAGGGCGTAAACATTGTAGTCGAAAATATCGAAGCCCGGCCGGTTGAAATAGCTGGCGAGCCATTTCGATGCGATCGCCATGCCGACGCTGTTGGCGACGCCTTGGCCGAGCGGGCCAGTCGTCGTTTCAACACCCGCGGTCAAACCGAATTCGGGATGGCCGGGAGTTTTACTGTCGAGCTGGCGAAAGTTTTTTAGATCGTCGAGGGTCAGCGTCGGTTGATTGAGCACCTGATGCTTGGCGTCGAGGGCGCGCACGCCGGCCAAGTGCAACGTCGAATAGAGCAACATCGACGCATGGCCGATGGACAACACGAAGCGATCGCGATTGGGCCACAGCGGATCGGCCGGATCGTACTGCAAGTGGCGCTGCCACAAACCGTACATCACCGGCGCCATCGACATCGGCGTGCCGGGATGGCCGGAGTTGGCCTGCTGCACCGCGTCCATGGACAAAGTACGGATCGTATCGATGCACAACTGGTCGGTTACTGGGCTCATAATTTTTTCTGCCTACTCTAACCGGAGTGGACCGGTGCTAAGGGTTGGTTGCTAAATTAGCATTATCACTTTCAGTCGATCAGGTCAGCACCTTTAGAGTAATTATCGCCAGCTGCGCAGCAATATTTAATCCCACGCCAGCCGTCAGA
This genomic interval from Deltaproteobacteria bacterium contains the following:
- the tkt gene encoding transketolase; translated protein: MSPVTDQLCIDTIRTLSMDAVQQANSGHPGTPMSMAPVMYGLWQRHLQYDPADPLWPNRDRFVLSIGHASMLLYSTLHLAGVRALDAKHQVLNQPTLTLDDLKNFRQLDSKTPGHPEFGLTAGVETTTGPLGQGVANSVGMAIASKWLASYFNRPGFDIFDYNVYALCGDGDMMEGISSEAASLAGHLKLENLCWFYDSNRISIEGSTSLALSENVGKRFEAYGWNVLHVADANDQPALDAAIANFHQCKDRPTFVVVDSHIAFGAPTKQDTAAAHGEPLGEAEIKATKKNYGWPEDEKFFVPAGVLEHFARGLGARGRGARERWTAKFGEYQTKFPELAEQLTTMQRRELPAGWDKELSEYPADPKGQATRDSSGKVLNAIAKHVPWLMGGSADLAPSTKTRLTFDGAGDFAAGNFGARNFHFGVREHVMAAIVNGMTLCGVRAYGSGFLIFSDYARPSIRLSALMELPAIHVFTHDSIGVGEDGPTHQPVEHLAALRAIPGLITLRPGDANEVVEAWRVIMQLQHQPVALALTRQALPTLDRTKYGAAAGLARGAYILADADNGKPQVILIATGSEVYLCVEAFEQLKQAGVQTRVVSMPSWELFELQDKSYREQVLPKAITARVAVEQAITFGWAQYVGMSGAVIGMKGFGASAPFNQLQKRFGFTVENIVAAAKEQLKG